The DNA segment TTTATTTTGCTTCGTTTTCTATATGCTTAATAATTTATTGGGGAagtttttttctcatcttccttcgTAGTCTGTCTCCAAGTtgcttttttctctatttgttttgcccgcttttctttcttcagatcCTTCATAATCCTTCTCTGTTGTCTTAGATTTGAGTGAGATATTGAAAAGCTCTGTGGATGAGGGTGGGCTGGTCCGTCAGAACTTCACTGTAATGTGACCCGGCTAAACCATTTCCTTGGGGTGCCCTTGTACTAATGTCTCTGGGTTAGACTCCCAAGAAAGGCTTTTCCGTTAAACTGCCAAATGGTATGTTCCCCGGTTACTACTGTTGTAGGAGTAGAGTAAGGGAAGAAGGCTTGAGATCTCACCTATGATTTCTGTCCCTAGTTTTActttctccagagaagaaaaCCTAAGTCTGCCAAATACTACGCATTCTGGGGGTTCTGCTGTGTAAATCATGTTATCTCTTGGCTTTCTCTGCTACTGGCTTaaggttggctttttttttttttatgtttatttatttatttattttgagagagagagaatcccaagaaggttccttATTGTCAATGCAGAGtgcaacatagggctcgaactcaccgtgagatcatgacctgagccgatttcgagagatggacgcttaaccgactgagccacccaggcacccgtggtAGACacattttctgataaaatattGCTTCTGGAATTTTTACAGGTGAAATATCCACAGGAATGTAGAAGGCTAGTTTGGATGATCCACACACACTGGCTATTATTTCTAATTGCTTTTTGAGCATTTCTTAAAAGAGGGAGTACGCAAATGTACAGCGTACCCAGACTGATGGTGAATACTTTCCCCCACGTTAGGTTGACAGCCAAGTGTGAATGTTGTCCCTGAAAGGagataaaacaagagaaatccaAGGAAATGGGTGGGAACTAACACCTGTTCCGTTTGAGCGTGAATACAGGTGAGATGTTACTGTATTTCTTTGAGAatcaagaaaggaaatagaatgagaaagaaaaagcaataaacctagggaaatgcaaatcaaaaccacaatgatatacccaccagaatggctgTAGTCAAAACGACAGACAATAATTAATGTTGCCCAggacatggagaaattggaaccctcatgcatggtgaaaatggtgcagccactttggaagacaacctggcagttcctcaaaagattaaacacAGACTTAACTACGTGACCTAACAATTTCATTCCTAGCTGTTGCCCTAGGAGAATTGAGAATAtccatccacacaaaaacttgtacacaccAGCATTgctcataataaccaaaaagcgGAAGCAATCAAAGGTCAGTCAACcaatgaatggacaaacaaaatgtggtataatggaacattactcagcaataaaaagaatgaagaactgATACACGTTACAACATGGCTGAACCTCAGAAACATAGTAAGTGATagaagccacatgcaaaagatgGTGTACAGGTCGTGAGTTATTGCAGATCGAAAAAATAATTAGGGAATTTCACCCTCTGGAGgctgatgtcatttttttctgcatatgcttgtttttctctctcaaattttatttttagggactacattaactttttatgttgttcttttttacttttattttttaggccCCTGGTTTGATATGTACCTGTCTGCTCGAGACTCCATTGTCTtgaattttaatccatttatggCATTCATCCCTGACCCAAAGTCTGAGTATAATGACCAGCTCACCAGGGCAACCAACATGACTGTTTCTGCCATCCGGTTTCTGAAGACACTCCGGGCTGGTCTTTTGGAGCCAGAGGTTTTCCACTTGAACCCTGCGAAAAGTGACACTGATACCTTCAAGAGACTCATACGCTTTGTGCCTTCTTCTCTGTCCTGGTATGGGGCCTACTTGGTCAATGCTTATCCCCTGGATATGTCCCAGTATTTTCGGCTTTTCAATTCAACCCGTTTACCCAAACCCATTCGGGATGAACTCTTTACTAATGAGAAGGCTAGGCACCTCCTGGTCCTAAGAAAAGGACATTTCTATGTTTTTGATGTCCTAGATCAAGACGGAAACATTGTGGGTGCCTCTGAAATCCAGGCTCATCTGAAGTACATTCTCTCAGACAGTAGCCCTGCCCCCGAGTTTCCCCTGGCGTATCTGACCACCGAGAACCGAGATGTCTGGGCAGAGCTCAGGCAGAAGCTGGCGAGTGGTGGCAATGAGGAGGCCCTGAGGAAAGTGGACTctgctgtgttctgtctctgcctAGATGACTTCCCCATTAAGGACCTCGTCCACTTGTCTCACAACATGCTGCATGGTGACGGCACAAACCGCTGGTTTGATAAGTCCTTTAACCTCATTATAGCCAAGGACGGCACTGCTGCTATCCACTTTGAGCATGCTTGGGGCGATGGGGTGGCGGTGCTCAGGTTTCTTAACGAAGTGTTCAAAGACAGCACTCAGGCCCCTGCTGTCACcccacagagccagccagccCGCACGGACTCTTCTGTCGCCGTGCAGAAGCTTAACTTCAAGCTGAATGATGCCTTAAAGACTGGCATCAGCACCGCTAAGGAAAAGTTCGATGCCACCGTGAAAACCCTCACTGTCGACCTCATCCAGTTTCAGAGAGGAGGCAAAGAGTTCTTGAAGAAGCAGAAGCTGAGCCCTGactcggtggctcagctggccTTCCAGATGGCCTTCTTGCGGCAGTATGGGCAGACGGTGGCCACCTACGAGTCCTGTAGCACTGCAGCATTCAAGCACGGCCGCACTGAGACCATCCGCCCGGCCTCCATCTTCACCAAGAGGTGTTCCCAGGCCTTCGTCAGGGAGCCCTCCAAGCACAGTGCTGGAGAGCTTCAGCAGATGATGACCGAGTGCTCCACGTACCACGGCCAGCTGACCAAAGAAGCAGCAATGGGTAAGATGGGGTTGGGGAGCATGCCCTTGGGTCGTGCTGCCCTCAGCTCTGGGGTAAGCCTCAGTAATATTCTTCTACTCCAAGTCTGATTTCTACCACTTTCCCAGTTTAATCCATCTGCCAACTCCCAGATGATTATTATTTTCTACCCTAGCAGTCTAAACAGCCAGACTAGCACTAGGGATCAGAATGTTCTTTTCCTCCTAAGCAGGGATGGAGAAATGCATCTAACTTCATCCTCACTTAGGGTCACTTTCAGCTGATTGtctttctattatttattattatttattggcCATCTAACTTCTGACAATTCAGGATTTCTGAGTCTGCAGCCTCTCTTGCTTCACCTCACTTGTGTGTTGGCTCCCTATCAATAGGCCTTCTCCGAAGGTCTTCCCAAATCTAAGTGTCCTCCTTCCTTTGCCTCTTTGTGGTAAAATCGGAGACCTGGAAAGAATTTGGAGGACCATATAGTCCTGTCCTTTTCATGCAGCCAAAAGTCCTGGAAGTAAAAGGGATCTCCCAAGACATTCTGGTCTCATCCTTCTCCATTTTAGGggtaggaaactgaggccactgGCTCAGCATTGCACAACATATTAGCAGTAAAGCTGAGATTAGAACTCTGGTCAAATACCCTTTATAATTTATTCCAGTGACTCAATCTTGTCTTTTACACTTGACTTGGACTTcgggttttattttggtttttgaattCATAGCTCTCTTCATGCACTTTTCTTGACTGCTTGACTAAACTaagtttcagaattttaaaaatcatactttaATTTTAGGCCCTGCTGCAGAGGTTAGTGAGTTGGAGGTGCACATGTGGAGGCAGATAGACCTTTCTTCCACTCTCAAAGATGCCGTGAAGGGGACTCCTACTATGGGTGGGAGGTTTCTCTTAATTCCGGGATTCTGAGACTCTGGTTTCCTATTTTGTCTTTGACAGGTCAGGGCTTTGACCGACACTTATTTGCTCTGCGTTACCTGGCAGCAGCCAAGGGGATTGCTCTGCCTGAGCTATACCTGGACCCTGCATATGGGCAGATAAACCACAACATCCTGTCCACGAGCACTCTGAACAGCCCAGCAGTGAACATTGGTGGCTTTGCCCCTGTGGTCCCTGATGGCTTTGGCATTGGGTATGCTGTTCATGACAACTGGATAGGCTGCAACGTCTCCTCGTACCCAGGCCGCAATGCCCGGGAGTTTCTCCAGTGTGTAGAGAAGGCCTTAGAAGACATATTTGATGCCATAGAAGGCAAATGCATCAAAACTTAGCTTCTGAGTGAGTGAAAAACTTCCATCACTTCATGGACGTGAAAATTGGAGCCTAATAGCCAGTAGGTGCTAGTGTAAGAATGAAACTAATCATGAGGTGCCTAAGCAGCCAGTGCTGTAAGACTTGAGCTTTAAGGTCATGGTTTTAAAGCTAAACATATAATTTCCAAGTGGGACTAGATCACAATTAAGGGTAATGTGAGATTTCAGTTTTAAGGACATTTGATCAGAAGGTGGGATTTGGAAAAATAACTCTCAGGTGTATTTATTgttgaagcagaaataaaatttaattgttgCTTGGAGATGGTATCTTTCAGTTGTTGTTTAACCTAATTTCCTAATCCCCACAAAGAACATTAAGTTCAGGTAACAGTAAGTTCCCATGGCTCCTGGCTCTTCAGGTGAGGTGGGAAGCACTGTTTCATCCTCCCTATgaacttgtctctctctcctggggacatcttctctttgatttttttttttttttaaacatttatttattgttgagagacagagtgcgagcagggaaggggcagagagagagggagacgcagaatctgaagcaggttccagactctgtcagcacagagcctgatgcagggctcgaacccatgaactgtgagattgtgacctgagccaaagttggaaggaagctcaaccgactgagccaccaaggcgccacTGGAAGATTTAAAGACATCTTCTCTTTAAAAGTCCTCTTCATTTTTCTAGTAAGTGTTCTGCTGGTGCTTCATTCTGATAGTCCTGCAGCAGTGAAGGATATTCCAATGGATTTGGGGAGTGCTATTTGACTATTCCAGCCAAATCAAGATTTATAATTGGTGGTGTATTTATTTTAACCAGTTGAATCTAGCGTGCTATCTGTGGCCTAATGTACACATGATCACTCAGTACATTTTGCACTTGAAATCTCTGGTTTTGAGTGAACACAGAATTTTATGTTAATCTATTGTTATAACACCACTGTAATATGAAGGGTGTTCTGTTCTATCTTGTGTTTCAAAAaagaagggtttttgtttgtgtttaatttcAGCTGCATTCCCAGTGGATCCCCCAGTGACTCAGTggacagctgggatttgaattccGGGACTGGCCAGTCACCAAGCACTTCCAAAGcatcatctcacttaattcttCTTACAGTTCACATAAACATGCCTGCACCCCTTCTTAGTCGATTCCACCCTTCACTCAGTAATCATTTAGTGATGACCCAACAGGTACCAGGTCCCCTGTATTCCGTGGTTTGATTAGAGAGGGCCATCTGAAGGCTGCCAGCGCACGTGAACATGATGTTGCTCTCACCTGGGAACTATCAAGAAAACCTGAACTAGAGCCTCTCCGTGCCCGTGCCAACCCGGAAGCACTTGCCGAGGCCccgccccaccctccctctgctctgGCGCTTCCTCTGCGTGGTGGCGGCCACTGTTTGCTTTTGCCGCGGAACTACGCCGGTGGGTTCGTGCACCTGTACGGACAGTGGAAATGGTTGACAGGATGGCAGGCAAGTTCAAAAGCAAGTTTAAAACCTATGCTATCTGTGGGGCCATTTGCAGGGTGGGTGAGTCAGACGACTCCATTTCTCCGACTAACCAAGAACGAGGGCCTTGTCTCAAAGAACTTCTAACTGGAGAGGATCCTGGATGTGTACTATTTGTCATAAACAAATGGTGacaccgcccccccgcccccttccaaATACCGGGACTCCTGGTATCCTGGTTCTACCATGTCCTCACTATGTGACCAAAGGCGAGTTATTCTGTCTGCTGTGTGAGTTTCTCTTCGTAGAATGAGGACAGTTCCTATAGCACGGGGATGTAATGAGGACTGGATGTAATGATAGAGGTAGAGCATCTGGCATATAGTTGAAGCTAAATCTGTGTTCTTTTGCTGCTGTGAGGTCTCTGCTGTTCCATTCCTTATCAAAGCGAGTTGGTTCCAGTCACTTGCATAGCAAGTTCCCCACAGCATAAGCTCTTAAGACCGAAGCTTTGATTGGAACTTGCAGGGCTGAGATGCCTGTTTCATGCATATGTTCAGGGTGAATGGACCCTTGGGTAGTACAGTGTTCGGCATTCATATTTACAACTTACCCGACCCTTCTTTCTGGTCTTGGGTTCATGCTtgaattctttcattcaacatctGAAACTAATTGACCTCCAAACTCAGGAGAATGATGAACTTTGTTAAATTAATCCCTGCTCTTCCTGACCCTAAAGCCGCTCACATGTGGAATTTCCTGTGTGAGGAGTAGGCTTTGGGAAGTCACCAAGTTTTGTCCAGGTGGCTTTCTCTGTTCATGACTCTGGAATGAGTGTGGCTCATCTCCAGATTCACAGCCATACCAGCCTCTCTggagattatttgcttttctttgagaTTCCCCCTGGACCTCCTGAGTGAGTTTTGTGGCTATCAtgtagtttatgttttttttatagctttattgagacatactTCACACATTATATATTccacttatttaaaatgtatcattcaGCCATTTTAGCATATCCACAGTTGCACAACCATCACTACaatgaattttagaatattttcatccccGCAATAAATGCTGTACCTGTTATCAGTCACTCTCCTTTTCCCTcaactcctccctccccacccacaaaCCCTAGACAAACACTAATAtactctttgtctctctaaatTTTCGTATTCTGAacatttcgtataaatggaattatacgaTGTATGTATggccttttgtgattggcttctttcacttagcataatgttttcacgGTTTACCCATGTTCTAGTATGTATCAatgcttattttctttgtattgctGAATACTATTTCAgcatatggatataccacattttattcattcaccagttgatggctATTTGGGTTGTTCTACTTTTCGGCTGTTAAGAATAattctgtgaacatttgtgtgtaagtttttgtgtggacatgttttcatttctcttgggtatagatgtaggagtggaattgctgagtcatgtaATAGCTCTGTTTGGTCATTTAGGGAACTGCTAGGGTGTCTTCCACTGgacacattttacatttccaccagcagagTATGAAGGTTCcaatgtctccacatcctcaccaccactTATCATCCGTCTATTTTGCATGTGGTCATTgtggtgggtgtgaaatggttATCGCATTGTCGTTCCTACTAGCTTATGTTTTAAGTTAGACCACATCAAACATGCTTTCCGAATCTAGCGACACCTCTCCAGTTATCCTCATGTAACACGATGACTAAGAATGGCTAGAATTTGAGGAGGGGGACACGAGACAGTGGCGGgtggagaaagtgagggaggTTAGGGTGTGGCGGGTCGTCCCTTTCTCCATTCTCCTGCTGCTCCTAGCTTTGACTTCTGTTTTAGCCAGTAAAGGGCCTGACACATAGTGGGTTATTGCTGGAGATGTCTGTTCTCTCCTAGCACCCACACCTTTGCAGGGTAACCTTGCAGCTTCTCCTTTCAAGAGGTGGAATCTATTTCCTCACTCCTGACTGGCCCTCCTGACTCTAGACTTCACTCATTCACTCCAGTCCATTCTTCCTCCTCACTGTAgccagtgatttttttccctgtttcaAGCCTGCTTGAAATATCCCTGCTTAAAATTCTAAAATGGTTTTTCACTACCTTGCAAAGAAGTCCATATCCCTTAATGTGACAGTTGAGTCCCTGAGGGGGCTGACCCAACTGATATTTTCAGCCTCACCTATCTTAACAGCTTGCACATCCTCAGGGATGCCATGCTATTTGCCATTGCCTCTGCTTGGAACAtaaccccctccccgccctttTGGCCATCTTCTGCTCGTCTTTGAAATTTCAGCGAGATTTCACTTCCTGTAGGAAACCTCCCCTCACCCTATCCTGAGACTGAATTAGTGCTCCTGAGTATGCCCAAAACGTCCTGACAATTTAACCTTTCCCACAGCACTTTACAGTTTCTGCAATTGTCTCCATTGCGAGGCTGTGGGCAACTGGAGGGGCCCAGGACTGGTTAAATATTTGGGAACTGACTGACAGAATATCCGCCTGAAGCCCCGTGCCGTGATTGTCTGTTCATCTGTCCCAGCAAGCGTCTTGAGGGCTGTATCATCATCCCCATGTTCAACACAGTGCGTGGCATCTGAGCCTTTGTAGTCCGTGGAACAGCAAGATGGTCACTGTAGGTAGAGGTTCTGAGCTGGGCAAGAGAGAGTGGACAACAGTGCTTACAGTTCAGTATGCCGAAGGTACTGAAGCAGCCTCTCCATACTACAAGCAAATCAGAAGAGTGGCAACAACCCAGCGAGAGCCCAGGTTTTTCAGGAGAGCTAGCTCATTGAATTACATTGGTTGcaaattcattttcctcttcagttATTGTTAAAACTTTGTTATTAGGATATTTCAGAAGAGAAACAAGTTTTTGGTTTTCTCACCGACTAGCCTTGACAGTTGACAGTTCAACTCCATATATTTGTCTGTAGTAGTGATTCTTAAGGTTGTAAAATTCCTAGTATTGTCTAGCCCAGTAATTCCTGCCTGGATGCatcaaaatagaaattctgaTGCGATAAATCTGGTCTTGTGTTAAGTTAGAGGCCTGAATCCTCATAGTCTTTTCTTGAAAGCCTCCAGGGATTGGGAGCTCATGAAGTAAAATGTATCACATTCCAATTCTGGATAGACATTAGGAGAGTCTCCTTTATATTGAACCGAAATCCCCCTGAAACTCTACACTTGGTGCTAGTTTGCCCCTATGGAGTATAATTTGTCTTTGCACTTTTCCATATGTCAGTCCTTCAGCTCTGTAGAGGCTGAtcacctctgccccttccccccaaccctCTTCCTAATGTTTTCTCCTAGAGAAACCTCTCCTGTTCTCACACTATACCTCACAGGAATGATCTCCAGGCctactgagttttgttttgtaattgcATTAAAGAGCAGAGCACCAAATGAGACAGTTCACCACAGCATGGACTAACCAATCGGGCTGAGAGAGGGCCTGCTCTCATCCTATTTCTTGCCATTATTCCTTTTGATCTAGCCTGTGATCACTTTTAATTCACAGTGAATTTGCAGTTGTCATAGGGTGAGCTTATTATGATTAACCCAAAGCCAGGTCTTTTCTCACCTGTAACTCAGCCCATGTCTGCTATAAATCTAAGTAATTGACTTTTATAAGCAACAGCTGGTGTTTGTCTTGTCTTGTTAGATTGTGTCTTTCCAGTCCAAACCAATTCTTTCTAAGCAGGAAGCGATAGGCTCAGAAGAGGGAGCTGTAGCAGCAGTACAGTACTTGGGGAACTAGGGCAAGGTTGGCTTTCTACTGCTGTTTCCCAGTTTAGGGAGCAGCTCCATGTGGGTACTTAGTCATTAGAGAACAGCCCAGACTGTCTGCATTTCTTTatcgtttatttacttattgaaagagcatgcgtgcatgtgagagcaggggaggggcagagagaaccccaagcaggctctgtgctgtcagcacaaagcccaacaaggggcttagtctcacaaactgtgagatcatgacctgagctgaaatcaagagtccagacacttaaccgactgagccacccagtcggtCCTAGActgtctgcatttctaacaaaattggaactgcctccatttcttcctgtgtgtGGTGCCCCCGACATTGCGCTGAACATGTTGccttcattatctcatttagtccctGCAGCGGCCCAGAGCACATCCTGCTGTGAAATCTCTTCTAGTGATTCTGGTGGTCTAGAAACATCAGATTCATCTCAGGTTTTAGcccagagattctaattcagtGGGAATGACGTGGGGCCAGGAAATTTACCCTTTTCAAGTAATCCCAGTGATCCAATGCATATGTATGTTTGGCAGTGACTGTTTTAATTAGTGGCTTAGTTACTTGGCTCTCGAACAAGACAGCGTGGGTCTGATTCATCTTTCTCCCTCTAGAGCTTGCTGCAGCAGAAACCCTCAGGGAAGATGGCCGAATGAAAATTCAGATGCATGGTTAAGTGTCAGGAGAGTGAAGATGTCCAGTGTTGTGGGTCCTGAGCTTTCTGGAGGCCAGCCAGGTATGCAGCCTTCTCTGGAGCTCTAATGGCTAATGAGGGAAAGGGCTCAGTCCAAGGGAACTTGGCTCACACAGGAATGGGGACAGCACTGTGAGATGATCACTCAGGCTGCCTAGCCAGGCAGAGATTGTGGGTGACTTTGCCCTTTCtgggaaacaacagaaatgactGTTGTACACGAGGATGCAGCCTAATGTTACCCAACCTTCATCTCATTGCTATTCACAAAAAGCCAAGTGTTTACACACACAtgcctagtttaaaaaaatgctactgGATAAAGATGGTACCTTTTAAACAGCTGTTCAGGGATCATGTAAGAGCATACTGAGGACCTTCGCAGAATGTCCAAATTAAGATGGTAGGGAACTTAGGCCTCAAATGGTCTCATCTTCCACTTGTCCCCACAGCTGGCTGCTTTAACTTCCACTACCTGGACAGGAGACCACAGTCCTGGAGTGTGAGGCCAGGAACTAACTTTCCTGGTGGTGATGAGGGGCAGGCCTCAGACATGCTGCCACCATTTTGACTAATCTTATTGAGCAACAGAATGTCAGAGGTCAAAGTGCCCTTTTCTTTTAGATGGAGAAAATGGGGTCCTGAGAGGAAATGTACTTCCCCAGGGTTTACAGTAAGGAAGACACTGAGCCCAGGATTCTTCTTTTACCCAGCATAATGCTGTATCAAAGCACCCAAGAGAACTAACCTTGGAATAGACTTATATGCCAGTGAAATAACGTCCCAGTTTCATTTAATGGGCAGATGTAAACAATTGCCCCAGCACCACTTATTGGCAAGTTAATAATTTCCAAACTGGCAATACCACCTGTCTTAAACCATGCAGTTTTCATACATGCAGGGGTCTGTCTactgttccactggtctatttgTATATCACAATATACAAATACTATATCACGGAGGCTAACTGCCATTGCTTTATAACTACATCATGGTATCTGGTAGAGGGAGTATCCCACCTGCGTCATGTCATGGATTTCAGAATTTACATTCTGTTAAAAAAGTTGAGATTACAAGAAGAACTTTATAGATACATTTGTTGAGAAGGATCTTTATAATTTCAAGTTTTCCTATCCATCAATAATAGTATAGGTCTCCATTTAGGCTTTAACACCTTTCAGCAAAGTTTAATAATTTTCTCTAATATCATGGTGGCTTAACTGCCATTGCTTTGTAATTACATCGTGGTAGCTGGTAGAGGGAGTCTCCCACCTGTGTCGTATCATGGATTTCAGAATTTacattctgtttaaaaaaaagttgagattTCCACAAGAACTTTATAGATACATTTGTTGAGAAGGATCTTTATAATTTCAAGTTTTCCTATCAATCAACAATAGCATAGGTCTCTATTTAGGCTTTAGCACCTTTCAGCAAAGTTTAGTAATTTCGTCCAATAAGGTCATGAACATTTTTGATAGATTTAGTTCCTACTTACTTTTGgaggtattttttgttgttactattatAAATGGCACTTTTTTCTTGAATTAGATTTTGCATATTGCCATCGTACTGAAATGCATTTGGTTTTTGGATATTGATCATAATTCCAGTACCTGTTCATGCTTTTGTGATTTTCCACTTAGAAAATCCAACCTGTGAAAATgagttgtttcttccttttcGAGACTtacccttattttctttttgctgtggGACCTCAAGCACAAGGAAGAGTAGCAGTGATCAAGGGGATCCTCATCTTACCATGACCTTGCATGGAATACTTCACACATTTCCTTTGCTCTAGGTTTTCTGTAGATCTCCTTTGTGAGATGAGGGTAGTTCCTTTCTACTTGTGGTCTGCTAAGAGTTTCTATGGTTTGTTGTTTCTGTTGAATCGGTGTtaaattttactgaatattttttctgcatctgttggcataatctatttttcctttaatctgtTAGTGATCATTTGGTTTCTTCTACCTccctgagaaatgagaaaataatctaaaatataaaaaccttgAGATccttttagtgtttgtttttatgagcAAACACACACTGGAAATTACATAGGCCAAAACCTAGAAAGGCTGCTTACTCAGGCTTCTTCCACTTATTTGCTTTCATGCCAGGCAGTGGACTTGGACCCTGTGGGTGACACACTTCATAGACCTGCTGAGGGAGGGCCAAAGAAGCCCTGCTTTATCAGGTACAAAAAAAGAGGTCCAGGGGCCAGGAACACAGAACCTGGAGGAAACATGATGTACGTGCCAGACTAGAGAATGGACAAGGTAGGAATCTCTTCACCACCCTTGGATACAGCCAGCTTTGCCTGAAATCTGAGGTAGTGCCCACCACAACCGGTCTGGAAGTGGGCAGGCTCTTCCCCTATGGGCCTCTCAGAAATTGCAGTAATTTTTATTGCAAAGAATTCCTGGTTCCAGCAGAACACTAGAGCAATAAGGTCTCACAGCAGGTTTTCCAGATGGTGGATTTACCAGTGTGAAGGCACGAGCATGTCCTCTTGACCTTACTGTGCACTGAACTCCTCTTTCTACTCTGCAGGGGGATCTTAAGACCTCCACAGGGGTGCATGACCACACAGTGACAACCCAGGACCAGCAGGAGCTGTAGGGAGCACAGAGGCTGACTTAGCAGAAAGAAGAACTTTCATACTGACTCCCCTGATGGGAGAGGATTGCCCCATCACAGCAAGTGGGCACAGACCTGATGACTGTCTGGCAGGAATTTTACAGAGCAGATTCATGCCAGGACTGGACTGTTGACTCCAAAGTCCCTACCAGCCCTGGAACATGAAGTGACACCAGCTAGAGATGCCTGGGTTTACCTGAGAGCAAGGTGGTCAGTGCACTGTTTTGGTTCAGGACGTAGGTCCTCCGGGTtgacctgccccctccccaagagCTGGAGAGCCCTGAGAAGTACAGAATGGATTCTGTACTGTGGGAATGTGCCAGGAAACAATCAGAGACTCCCAACATGAATTGTCATTTGTGGAGGGAGTGGCTGTTACCTGACTCTGTCTTCAT comes from the Acinonyx jubatus isolate Ajub_Pintada_27869175 chromosome C1, VMU_Ajub_asm_v1.0, whole genome shotgun sequence genome and includes:
- the CPT2 gene encoding carnitine O-palmitoyltransferase 2, mitochondrial isoform X4, whose translation is MMASSGPWFDMYLSARDSIVLNFNPFMAFIPDPKSEYNDQLTRATNMTVSAIRFLKTLRAGLLEPEVFHLNPAKSDTDTFKRLIRFVPSSLSWYGAYLVNAYPLDMSQYFRLFNSTRLPKPIRDELFTNEKARHLLVLRKGHFYVFDVLDQDGNIVGASEIQAHLKYILSDSSPAPEFPLAYLTTENRDVWAELRQKLASGGNEEALRKVDSAVFCLCLDDFPIKDLVHLSHNMLHGDGTNRWFDKSFNLIIAKDGTAAIHFEHAWGDGVAVLRFLNEVFKDSTQAPAVTPQSQPARTDSSVAVQKLNFKLNDALKTGISTAKEKFDATVKTLTVDLIQFQRGGKEFLKKQKLSPDSVAQLAFQMAFLRQYGQTVATYESCSTAAFKHGRTETIRPASIFTKRCSQAFVREPSKHSAGELQQMMTECSTYHGQLTKEAAMGQGFDRHLFALRYLAAAKGIALPELYLDPAYGQINHNILSTSTLNSPAVNIGGFAPVVPDGFGIGYAVHDNWIGCNVSSYPGRNAREFLQCVEKALEDIFDAIEGKCIKT
- the CPT2 gene encoding carnitine O-palmitoyltransferase 2, mitochondrial isoform X2, producing MVRPWAGPAGGRGRSWAGPAAGPFVGGAGGPEVARRTDASRAHGADPVTRGPRGGGLVSVPSNPHPLPSRRPGRWWPACCCAPGPGALQLARGPCVGPLARARGPASTCSAASCPPCTTRTACPGPWFDMYLSARDSIVLNFNPFMAFIPDPKSEYNDQLTRATNMTVSAIRFLKTLRAGLLEPEVFHLNPAKSDTDTFKRLIRFVPSSLSWYGAYLVNAYPLDMSQYFRLFNSTRLPKPIRDELFTNEKARHLLVLRKGHFYVFDVLDQDGNIVGASEIQAHLKYILSDSSPAPEFPLAYLTTENRDVWAELRQKLASGGNEEALRKVDSAVFCLCLDDFPIKDLVHLSHNMLHGDGTNRWFDKSFNLIIAKDGTAAIHFEHAWGDGVAVLRFLNEVFKDSTQAPAVTPQSQPARTDSSVAVQKLNFKLNDALKTGISTAKEKFDATVKTLTVDLIQFQRGGKEFLKKQKLSPDSVAQLAFQMAFLRQYGQTVATYESCSTAAFKHGRTETIRPASIFTKRCSQAFVREPSKHSAGELQQMMTECSTYHGQLTKEAAMGQGFDRHLFALRYLAAAKGIALPELYLDPAYGQINHNILSTSTLNSPAVNIGGFAPVVPDGFGIGYAVHDNWIGCNVSSYPGRNAREFLQCVEKALEDIFDAIEGKCIKT
- the CPT2 gene encoding carnitine O-palmitoyltransferase 2, mitochondrial isoform X1, producing MVRPWAGPAGGRGRSWAGPAAGPFVGGAGGPEVARRTDASRAHGADPVTRGPRGGGLVSVPSNPHPLPSRRPGRWWPACCCAPGPGALQLARGPCVGPLARARGPASTCSAASCPPCTTRTACPGCLFLNLKTPLRDTSVHRSLSWMMASSGPWFDMYLSARDSIVLNFNPFMAFIPDPKSEYNDQLTRATNMTVSAIRFLKTLRAGLLEPEVFHLNPAKSDTDTFKRLIRFVPSSLSWYGAYLVNAYPLDMSQYFRLFNSTRLPKPIRDELFTNEKARHLLVLRKGHFYVFDVLDQDGNIVGASEIQAHLKYILSDSSPAPEFPLAYLTTENRDVWAELRQKLASGGNEEALRKVDSAVFCLCLDDFPIKDLVHLSHNMLHGDGTNRWFDKSFNLIIAKDGTAAIHFEHAWGDGVAVLRFLNEVFKDSTQAPAVTPQSQPARTDSSVAVQKLNFKLNDALKTGISTAKEKFDATVKTLTVDLIQFQRGGKEFLKKQKLSPDSVAQLAFQMAFLRQYGQTVATYESCSTAAFKHGRTETIRPASIFTKRCSQAFVREPSKHSAGELQQMMTECSTYHGQLTKEAAMGQGFDRHLFALRYLAAAKGIALPELYLDPAYGQINHNILSTSTLNSPAVNIGGFAPVVPDGFGIGYAVHDNWIGCNVSSYPGRNAREFLQCVEKALEDIFDAIEGKCIKT